One genomic window of Punica granatum isolate Tunisia-2019 chromosome 1, ASM765513v2, whole genome shotgun sequence includes the following:
- the LOC116192809 gene encoding cytochrome P450 724B1-like: MGIIVVVGLFMLLLLGFLALSHFKPLIIKYDGSGGGSSGLLIPDGSLGWPVIGETLGFLEPHPSTSLGSFLQNHCSKYGKVFKSHLFLAPTVVSCDQELNCFILQNEGALFECSYPKPIHGILGKLSMLVAVGDTHRRLRSAALSLVSVTKSKPQFLNDIERAALEVLGSWRNEDRVLFCEDARKFTFNVIVKQVLGLTPDEPRTRAILHDFVTFMRGLVSIPLYIPGTPYARAVQARQRISSSVRSIMEERRQAGRGGWNATSSDFLEILLGMDTLSDDEKLSFILDSLLGGYETTSLLMSMVVYFLGQSSAAFEQAKLEHQRIRSRKKEDECLSWDDYKKMEFTQKVMNEALRCGNIVKFVHRKALKDVRFKGFYIPRGWKVLPVLSAANLDPTLHANPLQFHPWRWESHDQTSKKFTPFGGGSRCCPGFELAKLEVAFFLHHLLLNFRWKIEDEEEQPIAYPYVEFKTGLALRVESCSNMS; the protein is encoded by the exons ATGGGTATTATAGTAGTAGTCGGGTTGTTTATGTTACTTTTACTCGGTTTCTTGGCGTTGAGCCATTTCAAGCcattgatcatcaaatatgaTGGTAGTGGTGGTGGTAGTAGTGGTCTTCTTATTCCAGACGGTAGTCTCGGTTGGCCTGTTATTGGTGAAACTCTCGGATTTCTCGAGCCTCACCCTTCTACTTCGCTCGGTTCCTTCCTTCAAAACCACTGCTCCAA GTATGGGAAAGTGTTCAAGTCGCACTTGTTCTTGGCACCAACGGTTGTTTCCTGCGACCAAGAGCTCAACTGCTTCATCCTCCAAAATGAAGGAGCCCTGTTCGAGTGCAGCTACCCGAAGCCGATCCACGGCATCCTCGGCAAACTCTCCATGCTCGTTGCCGTCGGGGACACCCACAGGCGGCTTAGGAGTGCTGCCCTCTCCCTCGTCTCTGTCACCAAATCAAAGCCCCAGTTCCTCAACGACATCGAAAGGGCAGCACTTGAGGTCTTGGGTTCGTGGAGAAACGAGGACAGGGTCTTGTTCTGTGAGGATGCTAGGAAG TTCACCTTCAATGTAATAGTAAAGCAGGTGTTAGGCTTAACACCTGATGAGCCGCGGACCAGAGCCATCCTCCACGATTTCGTCACTTTCATGAGAGGCCTAGTGTCGATCCCTTTATACATTCCCGGCACTCCGTATGCTCGGGCTGTCCAG GCTAGACAAAGAATATCATCAAGTGTGAGGTCGATCATGGAAGAGAGACGACAAGCCGGTCGTGGTGGATGGAATGCTACGAGTAGTGATTTCCTCGAGATACTATTGGGAATGGACACATTATCTGATGATGAAAAATTGAGCTTCATCTTAGATTCTCTGTTAGGTGGCTATGAGACAACATCTCTGTTGATGTCCATGGTGGTTTATTTTCTTGGCCAGTCCAGTGCTGCATTTGAACAAGCAAAG TTAGAGCACCAACGCATAAGAAGCAGGAAGAAGGAAGACGAGTGTCTAAGCTGGGACGATTACAAGAAAATGGAGTTCACTCAAAAG GTTATGAACGAAGCTCTCAGATGTGGGAACATCGTAAAATTCGTACATAGGAAGGCTCTGAAAGACGTCAGGTTCAAAG GTTTTTATATTCCTCGTGGTTGGAAGGTCCTACCTGTCCTCAGTGCGGCCAATTTGGACCCAACTCTCCATGCCAATCCTCTTCAATTTCATCCATGGAGATGGGAG AGCCACGACCAAACGAGCAAGAAATTTACGCCATTTGGAGGAGGCTCGAGGTGCTGCCCTGGCTTCGAGCTTGCCAAGCTCGAGGTCGCATTCTTCCTCCACCACCTCTTATTAAATTTCCG GTGGAAGATTGAAGATGAGGAGGAGCAACCGATAGCATATCCGTACGTTGAATTCAAAACCGGATTGGCACTTCGAGTGGAAAGTTGCTCAAATATGAGCTGA